A genomic segment from Deltaproteobacteria bacterium encodes:
- a CDS encoding PAS domain-containing protein, translating to MEELWKERREIVRARGEIAFVWKDGTKFIGECSSTIFTDKSGRERTSMIIRDITAQKTAEQAQREANKHLNALIEAIPDMIFFKNVQGRYLIVNKRYLDKKYEDYMTSASYPQPRLPCFREAAGTAVDNSY from the coding sequence GTGGAGGAATTATGGAAGGAAAGAAGAGAAATAGTAAGGGCGAGAGGTGAAATTGCTTTTGTATGGAAGGATGGGACAAAATTCATTGGGGAATGTTCTTCCACAATATTCACTGACAAGAGTGGGCGCGAAAGGACAAGCATGATTATCCGCGATATCACTGCGCAGAAGACTGCCGAGCAGGCACAGCGGGAGGCTAATAAGCATCTTAACGCATTAATCGAAGCGATACCTGATATGATATTTTTCAAGAATGTACAGGGCAGGTATCTTATCGTCAATAAAAGATATTTAGATAAAAAATATGAGGATTATATGACATCAGCGAGTTATCCACAGCCGCGCCTGCCTTGCTTCAGAGAGGCAGCAGGCACGGCTGTGGATAACTCTTATTAG